The following proteins are encoded in a genomic region of Magnolia sinica isolate HGM2019 chromosome 1, MsV1, whole genome shotgun sequence:
- the LOC131238247 gene encoding cysteine-rich receptor-like protein kinase 44 isoform X1, which translates to MTRHLLVSEDINLLQFTFLLFLFISSISAQDPIISFCVNSRNYTSGSRFEENINNLLLTLPLNRTAQHSYNTTSGDEPDRVYGLVICFLPYTRESCTSCIGEVKKEMKHHCPNQTNSVIRNNDCLLRYSERNLSAQVTNGIEYTLRNVTNVTDPIAFNKQLLTLMTNLTAAVASGPSIYAAGEIQVTSSQNIYGLAECSSELLATACFTCLQSSVNLIPSCCAGKSGGVIYTGSCRIRFEVYPFSDRPSTPVPSPPETPVLAPLPPQGDGDDRKATKIAILASVTAFIGVAILGSCLYYCKWGRKRPQRAMQGHWQGALLDDLGPPNSTHAQMDGESQVDSHELPWIDLATIQLATNSFSEANKLGQGGFGLVYKGVLPDGKEIAVKRLSRSSGQGLEELKNEVRLIAKLQHRNLVRLLFCCIDGVEKLLIYEYLPNTSLDVFLFDSNKRAQLNWEKRLQIVGGIARGLLYLHEDSRLRIIHRDLKPSNVLLDHEMNPKISDFGMARIFGGNQSQGSTKRVVGTYGYMAPEYAMAGLFSVKSDVFSFGVLLLEIVSGKKNTYLHFPGDAQSLLIYAWRLWCEGKCLELFDPLITEACPTEDVLRCIHIGLLCVQENAANRPTMSSVVVMLKSDPMTLPQPTQPGFFVGRAVIDSNQLSGGVKPCSTNGVTISNIEPR; encoded by the exons ATGACGCGTCATCTTCTTGTATCAGAAGACATCAATTTACTCCAATTTACTTTCTTGCTATTCCTCTTCATATCGTCAATCAGCGCTCAGGATCCCATCATCAGCTTCTGTGTGAACTCTCGGAATTATACTTCAGGAAGCCGATTCGAGGAGAATATCAATAATCTCCTCCTTACTCTTCCTCTCAATCGTACTGCCCAGCACTCATACAATACGACGTCAGGCGATGAACCCGACCGGGTCTACGGTCTCGTCATATGCTTCTTACCTTATACACGTGAAAGTTGCACGAGTTGCATAGGCGAAGTAAAAAAGGAAATGAAGCATCACTGCCCAAATCAAACGAATTCAGTCATTCGTAACAACGACTGTCTCCTGCGTTATTCAGAACGGAACTTGAGCGCCCAGGTTACAAATGGAATCGAGTATACGCTTCGAAATGTAACGAACGTAACAGACCCGATAGCTTTCAATAAGCAATTGCTTACATTGATGACGAATCTCACAGCTGCTGTTGCTTCCGGTCCTTCCATATACGCCGCTGGAGAGATTCAGGTTACCAGCTCTCAGAATATATACGGACTAGCAGAGTGCTCTAGTGAGTTATTGGCAACTGCCTGCTTCACCTGTCTGCAATCTTCAGTCAACCTTATACCAAGCTGTTGTGCCGGAAAATCAGGAGGAGTTATCTACACCGGTAGTTGCAGGATAAGATTTGAGGTGTATCCTTTCTCCGACAGACCCTCGACGCCGGTGCCGTCACCACCAGAAACCCCAGTTCTAGCTCCCCTACCTCCACAGGGAGACG GGGACGATAGGAAAGCAACAAAAATTGCGATCCTCGCCAGCGTGACAGCGTTTATAGGGGTGGCCATCTTGGGTTCATGCTTATACTACTGTAAATGGGGCAGGAAGAGACCACAACGAG CAATGCAGGGACATTGGCAAGGAGCTTTGTTGGATGATTTGGGCCCTCCAAATAGCACACATGCACAGATGGATGGAGAAAGTCAGGTAGACAGTCATGAATTGCCGTGGATTGATTTGGCAACCATACAACTTGCCACCAATAGCTTTTCGGAGGCAAATAAgcttggacaaggtggatttggccTTGTTTACAAG GGCGTGTTACCTGATGGCAAGGAAATAGCGGTAAAAAGGCTTTCAAGAAGCTCTGGACAAGGCCTGGAGGAGTTGAAGAATGAAGTTAGATTGATTGCAAAACTTCAACATAGAAATCTTGTGAGGCTTCTGTTTTGCTGCATTGACGGAGTGGAGAAGCTGCTCATCTACGAATACTTACCCAACACCAGCCTTGATGTCTTTCTCTTTg ATTCAAACAAGCGTGCTCAACTCAACTGGGAAAAACGTCTTCAAATTGTTGGTGGAATTGCACGGGGCCTTCTTTATCTTCACGAGGACTCTCGCCTCAGAATCATACATAGAGACTTAAAACCTAGCAATGTTCTGCTAGATCATGAAATGAAtccaaaaatttcagattttggcATGGCGAGGATTTTTGGAGGAAACCAAAGTCAAGGGAGTACTAAAAGAGTCGTCGGAACTTA TGGATACATGGCTCCTGAGTATGCAATGGCAGGGTTGTTTTCAGTGAAGTCTGATGTGTTTAGCTTCGGCGTCTTGCTGCTAGAGATTGTAAGTGGGAAAAAGAACACTTATCTTCATTTCCCCGGAGATGCCCAGAGCCTCCTCATTTAT GCATGGAGACTATGGTGCGAAGGAAAGTGCTTGGAATTGTTCGATCCATTGATCACAGAGGCATGTCCCACTGAAGATGTGCTGAGATGCATCCATATTGGGCTATTGTGCGTTCAAGAAAATGCGGCGAACCGGCCCACCATGTCATCTGTAGTTGTTATGCTGAAAAGTGACCCAATGACGCTACCCCAACCCACACAGCCCGGATTTTTTGTGGGAAGAGCTGTCATTGATTCGAATCAACTATCAGGAGGCGTCAAACCATGTTCTACCAATGGAGTTACCATCTCTAACATTGAACCGAGGTGA
- the LOC131238247 gene encoding cysteine-rich receptor-like protein kinase 44 isoform X2: protein MTRHLLVSEDINLLQFTFLLFLFISSISAQDPIISFCVNSRNYTSGSRFEENINNLLLTLPLNRTAQHSYNTTSGDEPDRVYGLVICFLPYTRESCTSCIGEVKKEMKHHCPNQTNSVIRNNDCLLRYSERNLSAQVTNGIEYTLRNVTNVTDPIAFNKQLLTLMTNLTAAVASGPSIYAAGEIQVTSSQNIYGLAECSSELLATACFTCLQSSVNLIPSCCAGKSGGVIYTGSCRIRFEVYPFSDRPSTPVPSPPETPVLAPLPPQGDAMQGHWQGALLDDLGPPNSTHAQMDGESQVDSHELPWIDLATIQLATNSFSEANKLGQGGFGLVYKGVLPDGKEIAVKRLSRSSGQGLEELKNEVRLIAKLQHRNLVRLLFCCIDGVEKLLIYEYLPNTSLDVFLFDSNKRAQLNWEKRLQIVGGIARGLLYLHEDSRLRIIHRDLKPSNVLLDHEMNPKISDFGMARIFGGNQSQGSTKRVVGTYGYMAPEYAMAGLFSVKSDVFSFGVLLLEIVSGKKNTYLHFPGDAQSLLIYAWRLWCEGKCLELFDPLITEACPTEDVLRCIHIGLLCVQENAANRPTMSSVVVMLKSDPMTLPQPTQPGFFVGRAVIDSNQLSGGVKPCSTNGVTISNIEPR, encoded by the exons ATGACGCGTCATCTTCTTGTATCAGAAGACATCAATTTACTCCAATTTACTTTCTTGCTATTCCTCTTCATATCGTCAATCAGCGCTCAGGATCCCATCATCAGCTTCTGTGTGAACTCTCGGAATTATACTTCAGGAAGCCGATTCGAGGAGAATATCAATAATCTCCTCCTTACTCTTCCTCTCAATCGTACTGCCCAGCACTCATACAATACGACGTCAGGCGATGAACCCGACCGGGTCTACGGTCTCGTCATATGCTTCTTACCTTATACACGTGAAAGTTGCACGAGTTGCATAGGCGAAGTAAAAAAGGAAATGAAGCATCACTGCCCAAATCAAACGAATTCAGTCATTCGTAACAACGACTGTCTCCTGCGTTATTCAGAACGGAACTTGAGCGCCCAGGTTACAAATGGAATCGAGTATACGCTTCGAAATGTAACGAACGTAACAGACCCGATAGCTTTCAATAAGCAATTGCTTACATTGATGACGAATCTCACAGCTGCTGTTGCTTCCGGTCCTTCCATATACGCCGCTGGAGAGATTCAGGTTACCAGCTCTCAGAATATATACGGACTAGCAGAGTGCTCTAGTGAGTTATTGGCAACTGCCTGCTTCACCTGTCTGCAATCTTCAGTCAACCTTATACCAAGCTGTTGTGCCGGAAAATCAGGAGGAGTTATCTACACCGGTAGTTGCAGGATAAGATTTGAGGTGTATCCTTTCTCCGACAGACCCTCGACGCCGGTGCCGTCACCACCAGAAACCCCAGTTCTAGCTCCCCTACCTCCACAGGGAGACG CAATGCAGGGACATTGGCAAGGAGCTTTGTTGGATGATTTGGGCCCTCCAAATAGCACACATGCACAGATGGATGGAGAAAGTCAGGTAGACAGTCATGAATTGCCGTGGATTGATTTGGCAACCATACAACTTGCCACCAATAGCTTTTCGGAGGCAAATAAgcttggacaaggtggatttggccTTGTTTACAAG GGCGTGTTACCTGATGGCAAGGAAATAGCGGTAAAAAGGCTTTCAAGAAGCTCTGGACAAGGCCTGGAGGAGTTGAAGAATGAAGTTAGATTGATTGCAAAACTTCAACATAGAAATCTTGTGAGGCTTCTGTTTTGCTGCATTGACGGAGTGGAGAAGCTGCTCATCTACGAATACTTACCCAACACCAGCCTTGATGTCTTTCTCTTTg ATTCAAACAAGCGTGCTCAACTCAACTGGGAAAAACGTCTTCAAATTGTTGGTGGAATTGCACGGGGCCTTCTTTATCTTCACGAGGACTCTCGCCTCAGAATCATACATAGAGACTTAAAACCTAGCAATGTTCTGCTAGATCATGAAATGAAtccaaaaatttcagattttggcATGGCGAGGATTTTTGGAGGAAACCAAAGTCAAGGGAGTACTAAAAGAGTCGTCGGAACTTA TGGATACATGGCTCCTGAGTATGCAATGGCAGGGTTGTTTTCAGTGAAGTCTGATGTGTTTAGCTTCGGCGTCTTGCTGCTAGAGATTGTAAGTGGGAAAAAGAACACTTATCTTCATTTCCCCGGAGATGCCCAGAGCCTCCTCATTTAT GCATGGAGACTATGGTGCGAAGGAAAGTGCTTGGAATTGTTCGATCCATTGATCACAGAGGCATGTCCCACTGAAGATGTGCTGAGATGCATCCATATTGGGCTATTGTGCGTTCAAGAAAATGCGGCGAACCGGCCCACCATGTCATCTGTAGTTGTTATGCTGAAAAGTGACCCAATGACGCTACCCCAACCCACACAGCCCGGATTTTTTGTGGGAAGAGCTGTCATTGATTCGAATCAACTATCAGGAGGCGTCAAACCATGTTCTACCAATGGAGTTACCATCTCTAACATTGAACCGAGGTGA